One window from the genome of Mucilaginibacter ginsenosidivorans encodes:
- a CDS encoding FAD-binding protein, giving the protein MRLKQKLPVSYLLFTIKGRISRGTYWMASIFYWCSFYVLFNLLWFAIGSGATFILYPILFWIIIATSFKRLHDQNLSGYWMFLLAIPALGPLLLIMMLGFRKGNINPNRYGAVPGSATDYLKNDEGKEIPHLKTNERIIDDVTKLNPILVSKIFKPKSVNDLCDFVKNSIGPISVGGGRFSMGGQTASPYSTHIDMRGLNKIIHFSESAKVIEVQAGIRWCDIQQYIDEYDLSIKTMQTYANFTVGGALSVNAHGRYIGMGPAVLSVRSINVVLANGNLVHASLNENKEIFFGAIGGYNAIGIIAEVELELADNVPMKRVQQKMKVADYKSYFFENVRANKKAIFHNGDIYPPKYKRVRAISWIETNEKPTVKTRLMPLRESYPAERYFLWAFTETPLGKWRREFVIDPLVYRNKKIHWRNYEAGYDVAELEPKSRVNSTYVLLEYFVPVNRFDEFEQAMAKIFIRYDVNVLNVSIRHAKADPGTYLAWAREEVFAFVVYYKQRTDAISKNKVAVWTRELADAVIAVNGAYYLPYQVHATADQFHRAYPDAGKLFALKAKLDPDNRFRNTLWDTYYKP; this is encoded by the coding sequence ATGCGCTTAAAACAAAAGCTGCCTGTTAGCTATCTGTTGTTCACTATAAAGGGGCGCATATCACGCGGCACTTATTGGATGGCATCCATTTTTTATTGGTGCAGCTTTTATGTGTTGTTTAACCTGCTTTGGTTTGCAATTGGTTCAGGCGCAACATTTATTTTATATCCAATTTTATTCTGGATTATTATAGCGACGTCCTTTAAACGCCTGCATGATCAAAACTTGTCTGGTTACTGGATGTTTCTGTTAGCAATACCAGCTCTTGGACCCTTGCTGCTCATCATGATGCTTGGCTTCAGGAAAGGCAACATAAACCCCAACCGGTACGGCGCCGTTCCTGGCTCGGCCACCGATTATCTAAAGAATGACGAAGGGAAAGAGATACCTCATCTGAAAACTAATGAACGCATTATTGACGATGTAACTAAGCTAAACCCAATACTTGTTTCAAAAATATTTAAGCCAAAATCGGTAAATGACCTCTGTGATTTTGTGAAGAATTCTATTGGCCCAATTTCAGTTGGCGGCGGACGTTTTAGTATGGGTGGGCAAACTGCAAGCCCTTACAGTACGCACATAGATATGCGCGGGCTGAACAAGATCATTCACTTTTCGGAAAGTGCGAAGGTGATCGAGGTTCAGGCTGGTATCCGTTGGTGTGATATACAGCAATATATCGACGAATATGACCTTAGTATAAAGACCATGCAGACTTATGCTAATTTTACAGTAGGGGGCGCACTAAGCGTAAACGCGCATGGGCGGTACATAGGTATGGGGCCTGCTGTTTTGAGCGTCCGCTCAATCAATGTGGTTTTGGCCAATGGTAATTTGGTACATGCAAGCCTAAACGAAAACAAGGAGATATTTTTTGGCGCAATAGGTGGATACAATGCTATCGGTATTATTGCGGAGGTCGAACTTGAACTGGCCGACAATGTGCCAATGAAACGGGTTCAGCAAAAAATGAAAGTAGCCGACTATAAATCCTATTTTTTTGAAAATGTACGGGCGAATAAAAAGGCGATATTTCATAACGGGGATATTTACCCTCCCAAATATAAACGTGTGCGGGCTATTAGCTGGATAGAAACGAATGAAAAGCCCACAGTGAAAACCAGGCTAATGCCTCTGCGGGAGTCATATCCGGCTGAACGCTATTTTTTATGGGCGTTCACCGAAACGCCTTTAGGAAAATGGCGCCGTGAATTTGTGATAGACCCCCTGGTTTACAGAAATAAAAAAATACACTGGCGAAACTATGAAGCTGGTTATGACGTTGCAGAACTTGAGCCTAAATCGCGCGTTAACAGCACCTATGTGTTGCTTGAATATTTTGTCCCGGTAAATCGGTTCGATGAATTTGAACAAGCTATGGCAAAAATATTTATCCGGTACGATGTAAATGTACTGAATGTTTCTATCAGGCATGCCAAGGCCGACCCCGGCACCTATTTGGCCTGGGCGCGTGAAGAAGTGTTCGCATTTGTAGTTTATTACAAGCAACGGACCGATGCCATATCAAAAAACAAAGTGGCTGTATGGACGCGGGAATTAGCCGATGCTGTTATCGCTGTAAACGGTGCATATTATTTACCTTATCAGGTTCACGCAACTGCTGATCAATTTCACAGAGCCTATCCTGACGCAGGCAAATTATTTGCACTAAAAGCAAAGCTCGATCCCGATAATCGGTTCAGGAACACCCTTTGGGATACTTATTACAAACCTTAA